The Deinococcus humi genome has a segment encoding these proteins:
- a CDS encoding MBL fold metallo-hydrolase: MTASDAPVLTPVVGTLHALQVPIPYPMKTVTVLLDKPEDGGPVTMVDTALDTPEAQTAIAAGLSELGLGWGDVERAIITHHHPDHYGLAGVVEARSGADVQMLDVEIGRGERYWHLWEEWLPGHLKHMRDHGLPQESLESMGADNRRGRDRVQPAQHVTPLREGQNVTLTGRDWEVLWLPGHADGHLGLWNAEGGMLIAGDAILPRISPNVGLYAYTRPDPLGDYLQTLGKLEALNPAQAVVGHHGPVMTGVQARARELRGHHHERLDFIKAEAGREPRSAYDLSLAMFNRDLNVSGRRFALAETLAHAEHLRLLGQLYRTWQEEDGRWIYHA; the protein is encoded by the coding sequence ATGACCGCTTCCGATGCTCCGGTGCTGACGCCTGTGGTGGGCACCTTGCACGCCCTGCAAGTGCCGATTCCCTACCCCATGAAGACCGTAACTGTGCTGCTCGATAAGCCGGAAGATGGTGGCCCGGTGACTATGGTCGACACCGCGCTCGACACGCCCGAGGCCCAGACGGCCATTGCGGCGGGCCTGAGCGAACTGGGCCTAGGCTGGGGTGACGTGGAACGGGCCATCATTACCCACCACCACCCGGACCACTACGGGCTGGCCGGCGTGGTAGAGGCCCGGTCCGGCGCGGACGTGCAGATGCTGGACGTGGAGATCGGGCGCGGCGAGCGCTACTGGCACCTGTGGGAGGAGTGGCTGCCGGGGCACTTGAAGCACATGCGCGATCATGGCTTGCCGCAGGAGTCGCTGGAAAGCATGGGCGCGGACAACCGGCGGGGCCGGGACCGGGTGCAGCCCGCGCAGCACGTCACGCCGCTGCGCGAGGGCCAGAATGTCACGCTGACCGGACGCGACTGGGAGGTGCTGTGGCTGCCCGGCCATGCTGACGGACATCTGGGCCTGTGGAACGCGGAAGGCGGCATGCTGATCGCCGGTGACGCCATCCTGCCGCGCATCAGCCCAAACGTCGGCTTGTACGCCTACACCCGCCCCGATCCGCTGGGCGATTACCTGCAAACGCTGGGCAAGCTCGAGGCCCTGAATCCCGCGCAGGCCGTCGTGGGCCACCACGGCCCGGTCATGACCGGCGTGCAGGCTCGCGCCCGCGAACTCAGGGGCCACCACCATGAGCGACTGGATTTCATCAAGGCCGAGGCGGGCCGGGAGCCCCGCAGCGCCTATGACCTGTCGCTGGCGATGTTCAACCGCGACTTGAACGTCAGCGGACGCCGCTTTGCCCTGGCCGAGACGCTGGCCCACGCCGAACACCTGCGGCTGCTGGGCCAGCTTTACCGCACCTGGCAGGAGGAGGACGGCAGATGGATCTACCACGCCTGA
- a CDS encoding YbjN domain-containing protein: MNKKMMLAGLLLLSLTDAALAGGAGAPVTGTNAQVQAATPDAVAAALRAAGYKVTVNPTDPDSDPSLTVNAGDYEIDVWLSGCQKNVCSRVTASSYWDYSDDEDMLDTELINDWNGNYYTQAYVYEGAYYLDSTMPIRGGYTRAALNAWMVDYLEDVAAFEEELP, translated from the coding sequence ATGAACAAAAAAATGATGCTGGCTGGTCTGCTGCTCCTGAGTCTTACTGACGCAGCCCTGGCGGGCGGGGCGGGCGCACCCGTCACTGGAACGAATGCTCAGGTGCAGGCAGCCACCCCCGACGCTGTTGCCGCCGCTCTGCGGGCAGCCGGATACAAGGTCACCGTGAACCCCACAGACCCCGATAGCGACCCCAGCCTGACAGTCAACGCGGGCGACTACGAGATTGACGTCTGGCTCAGCGGCTGCCAGAAAAACGTCTGCTCGCGGGTCACGGCCAGTTCCTACTGGGACTACAGCGATGACGAGGATATGCTGGACACCGAGCTGATCAACGACTGGAACGGCAATTATTACACCCAGGCCTACGTCTACGAGGGCGCATACTACCTGGACAGCACCATGCCGATCCGAGGTGGCTACACCAGGGCCGCGCTGAACGCCTGGATGGTGGACTACCTGGAAGATGTGGCGGCTTTTGAGGAAGAGCTGCCCTGA
- a CDS encoding CoA-binding protein, with product MIAVVGFHHDSMKPAFYVPEYMHRQGYTVIPVNPSLAARGESYFGHKAVATLAEITTPVDIVDIFRRSDRVPDHLDDILAMNPLPKVVWLQLGIRNDGVAHKLNARGIDVVQDRCLLADHRALL from the coding sequence ATGATTGCCGTGGTGGGCTTTCACCATGACAGCATGAAACCTGCCTTCTACGTTCCGGAATACATGCACCGCCAGGGCTATACGGTGATTCCCGTCAATCCTTCGCTGGCAGCGCGGGGCGAGAGCTATTTCGGGCACAAGGCGGTGGCGACGCTGGCTGAGATCACGACTCCGGTGGACATTGTGGACATCTTTCGCCGCAGCGACCGGGTACCGGACCACCTGGACGACATCCTGGCGATGAATCCACTGCCCAAAGTCGTGTGGCTGCAACTGGGCATCCGCAACGACGGCGTGGCCCACAAATTGAATGCGCGCGGCATCGACGTGGTGCAGGACCGCTGCCTGCTGGCCGATCACCGCGCCCTGCTGTAG
- a CDS encoding c-type cytochrome, translating to MLSVLLLILIGGAALWLVLEPLRRAAPEDPDAPERARLLAERDRLYGELNGLEDEARRPDLERRAALTLRALDALPPPARTGQPGRSRTLALTGVGVAALLTVAGAVTFIPRWQLASLEAGEASKVQAVLKLPALKATAQRTERSADYLAWGRAAFDSANYDQAVSAYGNALKTDPRQPEALRRLGILLLTRGEQTGTPIKAEDAERAALLIRAAAQLAPDEPESQLLLGFALSRFGQDQEALQALERYRTLDPAGRDADDVITSLRARLNQSDPALKLYAGSCASCHGASGAGGIGPSLRDSTLSRAALRSITVNGKGAMPAYPRLTDAELKLLLDLMEKWQKEG from the coding sequence ATGCTCAGTGTGCTCCTGTTGATCCTGATCGGCGGGGCGGCATTGTGGCTGGTCCTTGAGCCGCTGCGCCGCGCCGCACCCGAAGACCCGGATGCCCCCGAACGCGCCCGGCTGCTGGCCGAGCGCGATCGCCTGTACGGCGAACTGAATGGTCTGGAGGACGAGGCCCGCCGCCCCGATCTGGAACGCCGCGCCGCGCTGACGCTGCGTGCCCTGGACGCCCTGCCGCCGCCGGCCAGAACTGGCCAGCCGGGCCGTTCGCGCACGCTGGCACTGACCGGCGTGGGGGTCGCCGCGCTGCTGACGGTGGCAGGGGCCGTAACCTTCATTCCGCGCTGGCAACTGGCCTCCCTGGAGGCGGGCGAGGCGAGCAAGGTGCAGGCGGTGCTCAAACTTCCTGCCCTGAAGGCCACCGCCCAGCGCACCGAGAGGAGTGCCGATTACCTGGCCTGGGGCCGCGCCGCCTTCGATTCGGCCAACTACGATCAGGCGGTCAGCGCCTACGGCAACGCGCTGAAAACCGACCCGCGCCAGCCCGAAGCGCTGCGTCGCCTGGGTATCCTGCTGCTCACGCGCGGCGAGCAGACGGGCACCCCGATCAAGGCCGAGGACGCCGAACGCGCGGCCCTGCTGATCCGTGCCGCGGCCCAGCTCGCGCCCGACGAGCCTGAGTCCCAGTTGCTGCTGGGCTTCGCGCTGTCGCGCTTCGGGCAGGATCAGGAGGCGTTGCAGGCGCTGGAGCGATACCGCACCCTCGATCCCGCCGGGCGCGACGCCGACGACGTGATCACCTCCCTGCGCGCCCGTCTCAACCAGAGCGACCCGGCGCTGAAGCTGTATGCCGGAAGCTGCGCCTCGTGCCACGGCGCCTCCGGTGCGGGCGGCATCGGCCCCAGCCTGCGCGACTCCACCCTGAGCCGCGCGGCGCTGCGGAGCATCACGGTGAACGGCAAGGGGGCCATGCCCGCCTACCCCAGGCTGACGGACGCCGAGCTGAAGCTGCTGCTGGACCTGATGGAAAAATGGCAGAAGGAGGGGTGA
- a CDS encoding cytochrome c-type biogenesis protein: MSVETGKRDLRSGLLPVALCLCLSSLAHATTPTTAPLTLPPAQEQRAVAIQKNLRCPLCDTGESIAESRSDISIKMRESVREQIADGRSDSEIYTFFSQRYGNFVLLDPPKTGRNLLLWGGPLLALAGGGAALWTFLRRRGTGGTAAEAAQDNEPYDAYLDQVRRDTGGGGA; the protein is encoded by the coding sequence TTGAGCGTCGAAACCGGGAAGAGGGATCTGCGCTCCGGCCTGCTGCCCGTCGCGCTGTGCCTTTGCCTGTCGTCCCTCGCCCACGCCACTACCCCCACCACGGCCCCCCTGACCCTGCCGCCCGCCCAGGAGCAGCGCGCCGTCGCCATCCAGAAGAACCTGCGCTGTCCGCTGTGCGACACCGGAGAATCCATCGCGGAATCGCGCAGCGACATCAGTATCAAGATGCGCGAATCGGTGCGCGAGCAGATTGCCGACGGGCGCAGCGACTCGGAGATCTACACCTTCTTCTCGCAGCGTTACGGCAACTTTGTGCTGCTTGATCCACCCAAGACCGGGCGTAACCTGCTGTTGTGGGGCGGGCCGCTGCTGGCGCTGGCAGGCGGCGGCGCGGCGCTGTGGACTTTCCTGCGCCGCCGGGGCACGGGAGGCACTGCGGCAGAAGCCGCGCAGGACAATGAACCCTACGACGCGTACCTGGACCAGGTGCGCCGGGACACGGGCGGTGGTGGGGCGTGA
- a CDS encoding TIM-barrel domain-containing protein, whose protein sequence is MRLGQFVTEGGVQVRVWGETDVLVVSTPIPGVLRVRLAPQARANGLGFPRLTEKRSFALHPDLPEPERLSVQEDGETLQISGGGLTLQLNRSSGAWRVTGGQDGGPERELASVLDWSGDAPTARPAMTAERFNLRRSRLSVAAPEGAAYLGFGERVGPLDKRGMQLTFWNTDCYPHHTDTDPLYISVPFTTVVQGGLAHGIFVDETWRMTADVARTNPYALDFASAGPELDVYVLAGPRPADVLRRFADLTGHAPMPPLWALGAAQSRWGYRTADDLRAVIAGYRERNLPLDSVYIDIEYMDAFKVWTVNRAGFPDLKAFVKEAAKEGVKLVPIIDPGIKLEAGYDVYEEALKNDYLVRTARGDVLVGEVWPDPAVFPDFTRPEVVAWWAGRHKLFTDAGIQGQWNDMNEPACFSLAQPRETEGKTLPYDALHGSRSHLEMHNAYANPMSQASRAGYAKYSPEIRPWIISRAGYAGIQRHATVWTGDNAATWSHLALSLPMIGGLGLSGIPFAAADVGGFGGDTTGELLARWYQTAVGYPFLRNHSAQGTVDQEPWRFGEPYTSVIHAALELRYRLLPHLYTLAHLASQTGLPVLRPLALHHAADETALRTDSQYLLGYGLMVAPVMAAGHRGRQVYLPAGRWAAVFNLAEFGAVHDGPAHVTAEAPLHTLPLYLKAGEALPLTEPAAHTTQARWPRVTWLAHLGETGFVGQLYEDAGDGPLEGRSTRLIGDREAGRLSIRREAEGAASLPEQRETLHIIGLEPVREVQGAASFSYEDGVLRLTLPARWEEVTVTWVE, encoded by the coding sequence ATGAGACTAGGCCAGTTCGTGACGGAAGGCGGCGTACAGGTCCGCGTGTGGGGCGAAACTGACGTGCTGGTGGTCAGCACGCCGATACCAGGGGTGTTGCGGGTGAGGCTAGCGCCACAGGCACGGGCCAACGGCCTGGGCTTCCCACGCCTGACCGAAAAACGCAGCTTCGCCCTGCACCCCGATCTGCCCGAACCTGAGCGCCTGAGCGTACAGGAGGACGGCGAGACCTTGCAGATCAGCGGCGGCGGCCTGACCCTGCAGCTGAACCGCAGCAGCGGCGCGTGGCGGGTGACCGGGGGCCAGGATGGGGGGCCGGAGCGCGAGCTGGCAAGCGTGCTGGACTGGAGTGGCGACGCGCCCACCGCCCGCCCCGCCATGACCGCCGAGCGTTTCAACCTGCGCCGCAGCCGCCTGAGCGTGGCGGCCCCCGAGGGCGCGGCCTACCTGGGCTTCGGCGAGCGCGTGGGGCCGCTGGACAAACGCGGCATGCAGCTCACGTTCTGGAACACCGACTGCTATCCGCACCACACCGACACCGATCCGCTGTACATCAGCGTGCCGTTTACCACGGTGGTGCAGGGTGGCCTGGCCCACGGCATCTTTGTGGACGAGACGTGGCGCATGACGGCGGACGTGGCCCGCACAAATCCGTACGCGCTGGACTTCGCCTCTGCCGGGCCGGAACTGGACGTGTACGTGCTGGCCGGCCCGCGCCCAGCCGACGTGCTGCGCCGCTTTGCGGACCTGACCGGCCACGCCCCGATGCCCCCGTTGTGGGCGCTGGGCGCCGCGCAGAGCCGCTGGGGCTACCGCACCGCAGACGATCTGCGGGCCGTGATCGCGGGCTACCGCGAACGCAACCTGCCGCTGGACAGTGTGTACATCGACATCGAGTACATGGACGCTTTCAAGGTCTGGACGGTCAACCGCGCGGGCTTTCCGGATCTCAAGGCGTTCGTGAAAGAGGCGGCCAAAGAAGGCGTCAAGCTGGTGCCGATCATCGACCCGGGCATCAAGCTGGAAGCGGGCTACGACGTGTACGAGGAGGCCCTGAAAAACGATTACCTGGTCCGCACCGCGCGCGGCGATGTGCTGGTGGGCGAGGTCTGGCCCGATCCGGCCGTGTTCCCCGACTTCACCCGTCCCGAGGTGGTGGCGTGGTGGGCGGGGCGGCACAAGCTGTTCACCGACGCCGGCATTCAGGGCCAGTGGAACGACATGAACGAACCTGCCTGCTTCTCGCTGGCGCAGCCCAGGGAAACGGAGGGCAAAACCCTGCCCTACGATGCGCTGCACGGTTCGCGCAGTCATCTGGAGATGCACAACGCCTACGCCAATCCCATGAGTCAGGCCAGCCGCGCCGGGTACGCCAAGTACAGCCCCGAGATTCGCCCGTGGATCATCTCGCGGGCCGGTTACGCGGGCATCCAGCGGCACGCGACCGTGTGGACCGGAGACAATGCCGCCACCTGGTCCCACCTGGCCCTGAGCCTGCCGATGATCGGAGGCCTGGGCCTGAGCGGGATTCCGTTTGCCGCGGCGGACGTGGGCGGCTTCGGCGGCGACACCACTGGTGAACTGCTGGCCCGCTGGTACCAGACGGCAGTGGGATACCCCTTCCTCCGCAATCACTCGGCGCAGGGCACGGTGGATCAGGAACCATGGCGTTTTGGGGAACCGTACACCAGTGTCATCCACGCCGCGCTGGAGTTGCGTTACCGCCTGCTGCCGCACCTGTACACGCTGGCCCATCTGGCGTCCCAGACGGGGCTGCCCGTCCTGAGGCCGCTGGCCCTGCATCACGCGGCCGACGAGACCGCCCTGCGTACCGACAGCCAGTACCTGCTGGGGTACGGACTGATGGTGGCCCCGGTGATGGCAGCAGGCCACCGGGGGCGGCAGGTGTATCTCCCGGCGGGACGCTGGGCCGCCGTGTTCAATCTGGCCGAGTTCGGCGCCGTCCATGACGGCCCCGCCCATGTCACCGCAGAAGCGCCGCTCCACACGCTGCCGCTGTACCTGAAGGCGGGCGAGGCCCTGCCGCTGACCGAGCCCGCCGCCCACACCACCCAGGCCCGCTGGCCGCGCGTGACCTGGCTGGCGCATCTGGGTGAAACCGGCTTCGTGGGCCAGTTGTACGAGGACGCAGGCGACGGCCCTCTGGAGGGCCGCTCCACCCGCCTGATTGGGGACCGGGAGGCCGGCAGACTAAGCATCCGGCGCGAGGCCGAGGGCGCTGCGTCCCTGCCCGAACAGCGCGAAACTCTGCATATCATCGGCCTGGAACCGGTGCGAGAGGTACAGGGGGCGGCCTCCTTCTCCTATGAGGACGGCGTCCTGCGCCTGACCCTGCCCGCTCGCTGGGAGGAAGTCACCGTGACCTGGGTGGAGTAA
- a CDS encoding TlpA family protein disulfide reductase gives MTETPKVEMSKATPAPAWRRAVPPLIAAALVGVLGYALLSPAKNATTGSPLIGKAAPAFTLQSLDGVPISLASLKGRPVILNFWASWCGPCREEAPLFHELGAAQSADGAAILGILFQETKEQNARDFIKEYALAYPNLKDPGIDTGVNYGVSGVPETVFIDREGIVRYMDRGGLTRERLNVGLEKIGVKGI, from the coding sequence ATGACTGAGACACCCAAAGTTGAAATGTCCAAAGCCACTCCCGCGCCTGCGTGGCGGCGCGCCGTTCCCCCGCTGATCGCGGCGGCGCTGGTGGGTGTGCTGGGCTACGCGCTGCTTAGCCCGGCCAAGAATGCCACCACCGGCAGCCCGCTGATCGGCAAGGCTGCGCCCGCCTTCACACTTCAGAGTCTGGACGGCGTGCCGATCAGTCTGGCGAGCCTGAAGGGCCGGCCCGTCATCCTGAACTTCTGGGCGTCCTGGTGCGGCCCCTGCCGTGAGGAAGCGCCCCTCTTCCACGAACTGGGCGCTGCGCAGTCGGCGGACGGTGCGGCGATCCTGGGCATCCTGTTTCAGGAAACCAAGGAGCAGAATGCCCGCGATTTCATCAAGGAATACGCGCTGGCCTACCCCAACCTGAAAGACCCCGGCATCGACACCGGCGTCAATTACGGCGTGTCCGGTGTGCCCGAAACGGTCTTTATCGATCGGGAAGGCATCGTGCGGTACATGGACCGGGGCGGCCTGACCCGTGAGCGCCTGAACGTGGGGCTGGAGAAAATCGGGGTGAAGGGGATTTGA
- the hemL gene encoding glutamate-1-semialdehyde 2,1-aminomutase, with protein MTQTTSSTAQSEALFARARAVTPGGVNSPVRAFKSVGGTPRFIREAHGAYLTDVDGARYIDYIGSWGPMILGHDHPAVREAISDALQYGTSFGAPGEREVELAELVTRLTGTQKVRFTSSGTEATMSALRLARGFTNQGGTGRKLIVKFRGNYHGHADGLLVEAGSGLMTNLDGALGASAPSSAGVPEEYAALTLVCEYNDPAALDTLMAERGAEVAAVIFEPVVGNAGVLIPTPEFLAALHRVQEAGALLIADEVMTGFRLSLNGATGLLGLRPDLTCWGKIIGGGLPVGAYGGRADVMDFVSPQGPVYQAGTLSGNPLAMAAGLATLRTLEADPGLYERLEAYTVRLADGLKEAAAEADVPISVNRIGSMLTPFFQDAPHGSVRNYTQASRSDTQGFGRWFQGLLSRGIYWAPSQFESIFVSASHTSAELAATLEAARAAFAALNSTASATHEGVSP; from the coding sequence ATGACCCAGACGACCTCCTCAACCGCGCAGTCCGAGGCGCTCTTTGCCCGTGCCCGCGCCGTGACGCCGGGCGGCGTGAACAGCCCGGTGCGGGCCTTCAAAAGCGTGGGCGGCACGCCGCGTTTTATCCGCGAGGCGCACGGCGCGTACCTGACCGACGTCGACGGCGCGCGTTACATCGACTACATCGGCTCGTGGGGACCGATGATCCTGGGCCACGACCATCCGGCGGTGCGCGAGGCGATTTCGGACGCCCTGCAATACGGCACCAGCTTCGGCGCACCCGGTGAACGCGAGGTGGAACTGGCCGAACTGGTCACCCGCCTGACCGGCACGCAGAAGGTGCGCTTCACCAGCAGCGGCACCGAGGCCACCATGAGCGCCCTGCGGCTGGCCCGCGGCTTCACGAATCAGGGCGGGACCGGGCGCAAACTGATCGTCAAGTTCCGGGGCAATTACCACGGCCACGCCGACGGCCTGCTGGTGGAGGCGGGCAGCGGTCTGATGACCAATCTGGACGGCGCCCTGGGCGCATCGGCCCCCAGCAGCGCGGGTGTGCCCGAGGAGTACGCCGCCCTGACCCTGGTGTGCGAGTACAACGACCCGGCGGCGCTGGACACATTGATGGCCGAGCGCGGCGCAGAGGTGGCCGCCGTGATCTTCGAGCCGGTGGTGGGCAATGCCGGGGTTCTCATTCCCACGCCGGAATTCCTGGCCGCGCTGCACCGCGTTCAGGAGGCGGGCGCGTTGCTGATTGCCGACGAGGTGATGACCGGCTTCCGCCTGTCGCTGAACGGCGCGACGGGCCTGCTAGGATTGAGGCCGGACCTGACCTGCTGGGGCAAGATCATAGGTGGGGGGCTGCCGGTAGGTGCTTATGGCGGGCGGGCCGATGTGATGGATTTTGTCTCTCCGCAGGGACCGGTGTATCAGGCCGGAACCCTCAGCGGCAATCCGCTGGCGATGGCGGCTGGGCTGGCCACCCTGCGGACGCTGGAGGCTGACCCCGGCCTCTACGAGCGGTTAGAAGCGTACACGGTCCGGCTGGCCGACGGCCTGAAAGAGGCGGCGGCAGAGGCGGACGTGCCGATCAGCGTCAACAGAATCGGCTCGATGCTCACGCCCTTTTTTCAGGACGCGCCGCATGGCTCGGTTCGCAACTACACCCAGGCGTCACGCAGCGACACGCAGGGCTTCGGCAGATGGTTCCAGGGCCTGCTGTCACGGGGCATCTACTGGGCACCCTCTCAGTTCGAGAGTATTTTCGTCAGCGCCTCACATACGAGTGCCGAACTGGCTGCCACACTGGAAGCCGCCCGCGCCGCGTTCGCCGCCCTGAACAGCACTGCTTCCGCCACCCATGAAGGAGTTTCGCCTTGA
- a CDS encoding GNAT family N-acetyltransferase — protein MSGVTLTTGDDLAASAVLIAAALHLKARGEPLWPESSLTPERLARHYPPPCWRVAWRGDVAVACLCLLEADPLFWPDDPPEDALYLHKLAVHPEAQGQGLSALLLREAVRETAERGRPWLKLDTATARPKLRAIYEDFGFQNVGARTVKGFDVTLYRLPV, from the coding sequence ATGAGCGGCGTGACGCTGACCACGGGTGACGATCTGGCCGCCTCGGCCGTGCTGATCGCCGCTGCCCTGCATCTGAAAGCGCGCGGCGAGCCGCTGTGGCCCGAGTCCAGCCTGACCCCCGAACGCCTGGCCCGGCACTATCCGCCCCCCTGCTGGCGCGTGGCCTGGCGCGGCGACGTGGCGGTGGCGTGCCTGTGTCTGCTGGAAGCAGATCCTCTGTTCTGGCCGGACGATCCGCCGGAGGACGCGCTGTACCTGCACAAACTGGCCGTCCACCCGGAGGCGCAGGGTCAGGGCCTGTCGGCTTTACTGCTGCGCGAGGCCGTGCGGGAAACGGCAGAGCGGGGCCGGCCCTGGCTCAAGCTGGACACCGCGACCGCGCGGCCCAAACTACGCGCCATCTACGAAGACTTCGGGTTTCAGAACGTCGGAGCGCGCACGGTCAAGGGCTTCGACGTGACGCTGTACCGTCTGCCTGTCTGA
- a CDS encoding bifunctional nicotinamide-nucleotide adenylyltransferase/Nudix hydroxylase, with product MYPPSTPAVAYPAPTLSPTRRKRTFGVYIGRFEPPHAAHLLVMLEALNSVQKLIVVIGSARAARNPKNPFTAEERQEVITAMLLEAGIARARLLFVHVRDYYYNEALWLSEVQRGVQQFTRGSTDVALIGHVKDESSYYLRSFPAWEFIPSHVVSPLSATDVRRAYFEGRLPEVRGMVPPAVHAFLERFHSTPEYAELRAEYDHLREYRAAWADAPFPPVFVTADAVVTRSGHVLLVRRGGMPGKGRLAMPGGFLEQTETLLDCAVRKTHQETGLGAGVDLPAAMRGSAVFDYPERSLRGRTVTHAFHFDLGIGQLPLLQGGSDAAEALWLPLGDAMAHPELFFEDHHAIIENFLMRG from the coding sequence ATGTATCCCCCCAGCACGCCTGCCGTCGCCTATCCAGCGCCGACTTTGTCTCCCACAAGGCGAAAACGCACCTTCGGGGTGTACATCGGTCGCTTTGAGCCACCGCACGCGGCTCATCTGCTGGTGATGCTCGAAGCGTTGAACAGCGTGCAGAAGCTGATCGTGGTGATCGGATCGGCCCGCGCGGCGCGCAATCCCAAGAATCCCTTTACTGCCGAGGAGCGCCAGGAGGTGATTACTGCCATGCTGCTGGAGGCCGGGATCGCCCGGGCCCGGCTGCTGTTCGTGCATGTCCGCGACTACTACTACAACGAGGCGCTGTGGCTCTCGGAAGTGCAGCGTGGCGTGCAGCAGTTCACGCGTGGCAGCACCGATGTGGCGTTGATCGGCCACGTCAAGGACGAGAGCAGCTATTACCTGCGTTCGTTTCCGGCCTGGGAGTTTATTCCCAGCCATGTGGTCAGCCCGCTGAGCGCCACCGACGTGCGCCGGGCGTACTTTGAGGGTCGCCTCCCAGAGGTACGCGGCATGGTTCCACCCGCGGTTCACGCTTTTCTGGAGCGTTTTCACTCCACACCCGAGTACGCCGAACTGCGCGCCGAATATGACCACCTGCGCGAGTACCGTGCGGCCTGGGCAGACGCGCCCTTTCCACCGGTGTTCGTGACTGCCGACGCGGTGGTCACCCGCAGCGGCCATGTGCTGCTGGTGCGCCGGGGCGGCATGCCGGGCAAGGGACGGCTGGCCATGCCCGGCGGTTTTCTGGAACAAACGGAGACCCTGCTGGACTGCGCCGTGCGCAAGACCCATCAGGAAACTGGCCTGGGCGCGGGCGTGGACTTGCCTGCTGCCATGCGGGGCAGCGCCGTCTTCGATTACCCGGAACGCAGCCTGCGCGGGCGTACCGTGACCCACGCCTTCCACTTCGATCTGGGCATCGGTCAGTTGCCGCTGCTGCAGGGCGGCAGTGACGCTGCCGAGGCACTCTGGCTGCCGCTGGGTGACGCGATGGCGCACCCTGAGCTGTTCTTTGAGGACCACCACGCGATCATCGAAAACTTCCTGATGCGGGGCTAG
- a CDS encoding Rieske 2Fe-2S domain-containing protein, with translation MTTRRALLEKWWLLPVAATAGAFGYMGWYATRVTLGKQKAGSPAFQAAAAQHVASLTDLQEVWADVNFTYAGRPCVLLRVPQAVEGGLELHGGIHLVAYSRVCTHLGCTVNLVRDPEVLAFAFNYRPPGDAQHPQLGCRCHYSVFDPLQDGAAVFGKANGPLPRVRLELRGRAVWATGIEPPPRQDS, from the coding sequence ATGACCACCCGCCGTGCCCTCCTCGAAAAATGGTGGCTGTTGCCTGTTGCGGCCACCGCTGGCGCGTTCGGCTATATGGGCTGGTACGCCACGCGCGTCACCCTGGGCAAGCAGAAAGCTGGATCGCCGGCCTTTCAGGCGGCGGCGGCGCAGCACGTCGCCTCTCTGACTGACCTGCAGGAAGTATGGGCCGACGTGAACTTCACCTACGCGGGCCGTCCCTGTGTGCTGCTGCGGGTGCCGCAGGCGGTGGAGGGCGGTCTGGAATTGCACGGCGGCATTCATCTGGTGGCCTACTCCCGCGTCTGCACCCACCTGGGCTGCACCGTCAATCTGGTGCGTGATCCGGAGGTCCTGGCCTTCGCCTTTAATTACCGTCCGCCAGGAGACGCTCAGCATCCTCAACTGGGTTGCCGCTGTCACTACAGTGTATTCGATCCCCTGCAGGACGGGGCCGCAGTATTCGGCAAGGCCAATGGCCCGTTGCCCCGGGTCAGGCTGGAACTGAGGGGCAGGGCGGTCTGGGCGACGGGCATTGAACCCCCGCCGAGACAGGACAGCTAG